The following coding sequences lie in one Hydrogenophaga sp. PBL-H3 genomic window:
- a CDS encoding SlyX family protein — protein sequence MTEPSNHPNDTEQRLTDLEIKVSYADDLLDTLNQLVARQQEQIDLLLREVSRQRQRGSDDGVSAAPRDPRDELPPHY from the coding sequence ATGACCGAACCCAGCAACCACCCCAACGACACCGAGCAGCGCCTGACCGATCTGGAGATCAAGGTCAGCTACGCCGACGATTTGCTCGACACCCTGAACCAGCTGGTGGCCCGGCAGCAGGAGCAGATCGACCTGCTGCTGCGCGAAGTGAGCCGCCAGCGCCAGCGCGGCAGCGACGACGGCGTGTCAGCGGCGCCGCGCGACCCGCGCGACGAACTGCCACCGCACTACTGA
- a CDS encoding GYD domain-containing protein, whose protein sequence is MVTYIGMLSFTDKGIQNVKDTTRRAAAAKEAGKKIGVNMRDIFWTMGDCDLVCVLEAEDEHALTAFNLAIAMQGNVRSRSMRAFPAGDMDKILAKLP, encoded by the coding sequence ATGGTCACCTACATCGGTATGTTGAGCTTCACGGACAAGGGCATTCAGAACGTCAAGGACACCACCAGGCGGGCCGCCGCCGCGAAGGAGGCCGGCAAGAAAATCGGCGTGAACATGCGCGATATTTTCTGGACCATGGGTGACTGTGATCTGGTCTGTGTGCTGGAGGCCGAGGATGAGCACGCGTTGACCGCGTTCAACCTCGCCATCGCCATGCAGGGCAATGTTCGCTCGCGCTCCATGCGCGCCTTCCCTGCCGGGGACATGGACAAGATCCTGGCCAAACTGCCTTGA
- a CDS encoding metallophosphoesterase family protein — MSVLLQVSDPHFGTERASVVEALVALAAQARPDLVVLSGDITQRARVDQFRDARAVMDRLGAPLLALPGNHDIALFDLWSRVVRPHARYSAAFGADLAPVFASHELLVVGVNTTRAWRHKDGEVSGAQIEAVAERLRKATPGQLRVVVVHQPIDVMRAEDVPDRLHNHRAAQLAWAEAGADLVMGGHIHLPYVMPLPGLPRPVWAVQAGTAVSSRVRSGVPNSVNLVRWAAATGCVVEQWDFSAAVGAFVCAVSTPIAPQRAAPQ; from the coding sequence ATGAGTGTTCTTCTGCAGGTCTCCGACCCGCACTTCGGCACCGAACGAGCGTCTGTGGTCGAAGCGCTGGTGGCGCTGGCCGCGCAGGCACGCCCCGATCTCGTGGTGCTCTCGGGTGACATCACCCAGCGCGCCCGCGTCGATCAGTTTCGCGATGCGCGCGCCGTGATGGACCGGCTCGGTGCGCCGCTGCTCGCGCTGCCCGGCAACCACGACATCGCGCTGTTCGATCTCTGGAGCCGCGTCGTGCGGCCCCATGCGCGCTACAGCGCGGCCTTCGGTGCCGACCTCGCCCCCGTGTTTGCCTCACACGAGCTGCTGGTGGTGGGCGTGAACACCACCCGCGCGTGGCGCCACAAAGACGGCGAGGTATCCGGCGCGCAGATCGAGGCGGTGGCCGAGCGCCTGCGCAAGGCCACGCCTGGGCAGTTGCGTGTGGTCGTGGTGCACCAGCCCATTGACGTGATGCGCGCCGAGGATGTGCCCGACCGCCTGCACAACCACCGTGCCGCCCAACTGGCCTGGGCCGAGGCCGGCGCCGATCTCGTGATGGGCGGCCACATCCACCTGCCCTATGTGATGCCGCTGCCGGGGCTGCCGCGTCCGGTGTGGGCGGTGCAGGCCGGCACGGCGGTTTCCAGCCGCGTGCGCAGCGGCGTGCCCAACTCGGTGAACCTGGTTCGGTGGGCTGCGGCCACCGGCTGCGTGGTGGAGCAATGGGATTTTTCAGCGGCCGTGGGTGCCTTCGTGTGCGCGGTGAGCACACCCATCGCGCCGCAGCGCGCTGCGCCTCAGTAG
- a CDS encoding thiazole synthase — protein sequence MTTPISHDDPLILYGEVFQSRLMLGTSRYPSPATLEAAARRAQPAMLTASLRRQGAVQPEAGAAFWKLLQDLAVPVLPNTAGCHSAQEVITTAQMAREVFNTPWIKLELIGDDYSLQPDTLNLVDCARQLINDGFKVLPYCTEDLVLCQRLVDVGCQAVMPWAAPIGTGRGPVNPYAMRLLRERLKVPLIVDAGLGLPSHACTVMEWGFDAVLLNTAVALAQSPVDMAGAFADAVRAGRTAYRSGAMQQQDSAQPSTPVLGTPFWHHP from the coding sequence ATGACCACCCCGATCTCGCACGACGACCCGCTGATCCTCTACGGCGAGGTGTTCCAGAGCCGCCTGATGCTGGGCACCTCGCGCTACCCCTCACCCGCCACGCTCGAAGCAGCCGCGCGCCGCGCGCAGCCCGCCATGCTCACCGCATCGCTGCGCCGCCAGGGCGCGGTGCAGCCCGAGGCTGGCGCGGCCTTCTGGAAACTGCTGCAAGACCTCGCCGTGCCGGTGCTGCCCAACACCGCCGGCTGCCACAGTGCGCAAGAGGTGATCACCACCGCGCAGATGGCGCGCGAGGTGTTCAACACGCCGTGGATCAAGCTCGAACTCATCGGCGACGACTACAGCCTGCAGCCCGACACGCTCAACCTGGTGGACTGCGCGCGCCAGCTGATCAACGACGGTTTCAAGGTGCTGCCCTACTGCACCGAAGACCTGGTGCTGTGCCAGCGCCTGGTCGATGTGGGCTGCCAGGCCGTGATGCCCTGGGCCGCGCCCATCGGCACCGGCCGTGGCCCGGTGAACCCTTACGCCATGCGCCTGCTGCGCGAGCGCCTGAAAGTGCCGCTGATCGTGGACGCCGGCCTGGGCCTGCCCTCGCACGCCTGCACCGTGATGGAGTGGGGCTTTGATGCCGTGTTGCTCAACACCGCGGTGGCGCTGGCGCAGTCGCCGGTGGACATGGCCGGCGCATTTGCCGACGCGGTGCGCGCCGGGCGCACCGCTTACCGCTCGGGCGCCATGCAGCAGCAGGACAGCGCCCAACCCAGCACCCCGGTGCTCGGCACCCCTTTCTGGCACCACCCATGA
- a CDS encoding FAD-dependent oxidoreductase — translation MGRLLACALAQRGHRVEVFDAGGPHAENAAARVAAAMLAPLAESAVTELPVVRMGQHALVRWPQLLGGLEQPVFFQQSGTLVLWHRQDSAEAERFSGQLARTSAALPSLPQAQRVNADALATLEPALEHRFAQGLYLPDEGQLDNRELLAALAHQMQTLGVTVHWNSPRTPDDVDPGPGAWLFDCRGLGAQPQWSALRGVRGEVARVHAPGVSLSRPTRLLHPRYPLYIAPKPGGMFVIGATEIESDDLSPASVRSTLELLSAAYTVHPGFGEARITELGVQLRPTLPDNLPEIRLSAPRRMAINGLYRHGFLIAPAMLDAALQAMDNGHSALADQWGLSLQNAAH, via the coding sequence ATGGGGCGCTTGCTGGCCTGCGCGCTGGCGCAGCGCGGCCACCGGGTGGAGGTGTTCGATGCTGGCGGGCCGCATGCTGAGAACGCGGCCGCGCGCGTGGCCGCAGCCATGCTTGCGCCACTGGCCGAATCGGCCGTGACCGAACTCCCGGTGGTGCGCATGGGTCAGCACGCGCTGGTCCGCTGGCCGCAATTGCTGGGTGGGCTGGAGCAGCCGGTTTTTTTCCAGCAGAGCGGCACGCTGGTGCTGTGGCACCGGCAGGACAGCGCCGAGGCCGAGCGCTTTTCGGGCCAGCTCGCGCGCACCTCGGCCGCCCTGCCCTCGCTACCGCAGGCGCAGCGCGTCAACGCCGATGCGCTGGCAACTTTGGAACCCGCCCTTGAACACCGCTTCGCGCAAGGTCTGTACCTGCCCGATGAAGGCCAGCTCGACAACCGAGAGCTGCTGGCGGCGCTCGCGCACCAGATGCAGACCCTCGGCGTGACCGTGCACTGGAACAGCCCACGCACACCCGACGACGTCGACCCGGGCCCGGGCGCCTGGCTGTTCGACTGCCGCGGCCTCGGCGCCCAGCCGCAGTGGAGCGCGCTGCGCGGCGTGCGCGGCGAGGTGGCGCGCGTGCACGCGCCAGGCGTGAGCCTCTCGCGCCCCACGCGCCTGCTGCACCCGCGCTACCCGCTCTACATCGCGCCCAAACCGGGCGGCATGTTCGTCATCGGTGCCACCGAGATCGAGTCCGACGACCTCTCGCCCGCGAGCGTGCGCTCCACCCTGGAACTGCTGAGCGCGGCCTACACCGTTCACCCCGGCTTTGGCGAAGCGCGCATCACCGAGCTGGGCGTGCAACTGCGCCCCACCCTGCCCGACAACCTGCCGGAAATCCGGCTGAGCGCACCGCGCCGCATGGCGATCAATGGCCTGTACCGCCACGGCTTTCTGATCGCACCGGCCATGCTCGATGCCGCCCTGCAGGCCATGGACAATGGACACTCCGCGCTGGCCGACCAATGGGGCCTGTCGCTCCAGAATGCTGCGCACTAA
- a CDS encoding gamma-glutamyltransferase family protein: MTFNWTNPYPTVRSPVMARNVVSTSHPLASSAGLRMLHKGGNAVDAAIAAAAALTIVEPISNGLGSDNFAILWDGEKLHGLNSSGVAPATWNTDYFARRHGGEMPQRGWDSVTTPGAVAGWVALSERFGKLPFADLLEPAIELAERGHGVGCITADKWARQVPILKNQPGFAEAFMPRGRAPTAGERFTFKAAGATLRKIADTRGEAYYRGDIAEALVAHAAANGGSMTLADLDAYRPEWVTPIQKDFAGHTMHEIPPNGQGIAALMALGMLEHLDIARLPVDSIESQHLQIEAIKLAFADTYRWVADASHMREVSAADLLSDAYLAERARLIQPGKAGDFAHGTPPRGGTVYLTAADESGQMISLIQSNYMGFGSGVVVPSVGVSLQNRGFGFTLAEGHPNQVAGGKRPFHTIIPGFVTKDGRPQMSFGVMGGNMQPQGHVQTLVRMLAHRQQPQAACDAPRWKVGAGMNVDFEPTMAPGLLQGLKNLGHRFEPAADAYMDFGSGQFIWRLGDDMEEGYVAASDSRRDGQAVGF, translated from the coding sequence ATGACTTTCAACTGGACCAATCCCTATCCCACCGTGCGCAGCCCCGTGATGGCGCGCAACGTCGTTTCCACTTCGCATCCACTGGCCTCATCCGCCGGCCTGCGCATGTTGCACAAGGGTGGCAACGCGGTGGACGCGGCCATCGCCGCTGCGGCGGCGCTCACCATCGTCGAGCCCATCTCCAACGGCCTGGGCAGCGACAACTTCGCGATCCTGTGGGACGGCGAGAAGCTGCACGGCCTCAACTCGTCTGGTGTGGCACCGGCCACCTGGAACACCGACTACTTCGCGCGCCGCCACGGCGGCGAGATGCCCCAGCGCGGCTGGGATTCGGTCACGACACCGGGCGCGGTGGCGGGCTGGGTGGCCTTGTCCGAACGGTTCGGCAAACTGCCGTTTGCCGACCTGCTGGAGCCCGCCATCGAGCTGGCCGAGCGCGGCCACGGCGTGGGCTGCATCACCGCCGACAAGTGGGCGCGTCAGGTGCCCATCCTGAAAAACCAGCCGGGCTTTGCCGAGGCCTTCATGCCGCGCGGCCGCGCCCCCACCGCGGGCGAACGTTTCACCTTCAAGGCTGCGGGCGCCACGCTGCGCAAGATCGCCGACACGCGCGGCGAGGCCTACTACCGAGGCGACATCGCCGAGGCGCTGGTGGCCCACGCGGCTGCGAACGGGGGCAGCATGACCCTGGCCGACCTGGATGCCTACCGCCCCGAGTGGGTGACGCCGATCCAGAAAGACTTTGCCGGCCACACCATGCACGAGATCCCACCCAACGGCCAAGGCATCGCGGCGCTCATGGCGCTCGGCATGTTGGAGCACCTCGACATTGCCCGCCTGCCGGTGGACAGCATCGAATCGCAGCACCTGCAGATCGAGGCCATCAAGCTGGCCTTTGCCGACACCTACCGCTGGGTGGCCGACGCCAGCCACATGCGCGAGGTGAGCGCAGCCGATCTGCTGAGCGACGCGTACCTCGCCGAGCGCGCGCGGCTCATCCAGCCCGGCAAAGCTGGCGACTTCGCACACGGCACACCGCCGCGCGGCGGCACCGTGTACCTGACTGCGGCCGACGAGAGCGGACAGATGATCAGCCTGATCCAGTCCAACTACATGGGCTTTGGCAGCGGTGTGGTGGTGCCCTCGGTGGGAGTGAGCCTGCAGAACCGGGGCTTTGGTTTCACCCTGGCCGAGGGCCACCCCAACCAGGTGGCCGGCGGCAAGCGGCCGTTCCACACCATCATCCCGGGCTTCGTCACCAAAGACGGCCGCCCGCAGATGAGCTTTGGCGTGATGGGCGGCAACATGCAGCCGCAGGGCCATGTGCAGACGCTGGTGCGCATGCTCGCGCACCGGCAGCAGCCGCAAGCCGCGTGCGACGCGCCGCGCTGGAAAGTGGGCGCCGGCATGAATGTGGACTTCGAGCCCACCATGGCGCCCGGGCTGTTGCAGGGGCTGAAAAACCTGGGGCACCGCTTCGAGCCCGCCGCCGACGCCTACATGGACTTCGGCAGCGGCCAGTTCATCTGGCGCCTCGGTGACGACATGGAAGAGGGCTATGTGGCCGCGAGCGATTCGCGCCGTGACGGTCAGGCAGTTGGCTTCTGA
- a CDS encoding purine-cytosine permease family protein — protein MASDHSHSATARPANLALTPVPPGDRVFHFHEHAALWFSLGTGLLVMQIGAYLVPAVGTQDALIAIVLGSLIGAGLLAWTARLGCQTGLASAGLMHATYGSAFARLPVLLNIAQLVGWTTFELVIMQEGTVAILKQALGAAPGGVLDGSGGKLLATLLWGGVLIALMAGSMLTLVRRFVSRFGLPLVIASLAWLTWQFGTRLQAQGFDAFWSRPGAGGMGLFSAMDLVIAMPVSWLPLVADYARHGKRTASTLGGTWLGYALANIWCYALGVLVVSTVEPGTNLVGALLLAQGGLIALGLILLDEMDNAYGDAHSGAVSVHSLRPRWSIRRAGLAFAAVCTVFALLLPIHAIEPFLLLLSSVFVPLYGVILGRLGAGHALGEKRSVDWSAAALWVLGIACYHLLAKFAPQLGSALPTLALTFTLAALSRPGKASGLNPARA, from the coding sequence ATGGCATCCGACCATTCCCATTCCGCAACCGCCCGACCGGCCAACCTGGCCCTCACTCCCGTGCCGCCAGGTGATCGGGTGTTCCATTTCCACGAACACGCCGCGCTCTGGTTCAGCCTGGGCACAGGCCTGCTCGTCATGCAGATCGGGGCCTACCTGGTGCCCGCCGTGGGCACACAAGACGCGCTCATCGCCATCGTGCTGGGTTCGCTCATCGGAGCCGGCCTGCTGGCCTGGACCGCGCGGCTGGGCTGCCAGACGGGGCTGGCCAGCGCCGGCCTGATGCACGCCACTTACGGCAGCGCGTTCGCGCGCCTGCCGGTGCTGCTCAACATCGCGCAGCTCGTGGGCTGGACCACGTTCGAGCTGGTCATCATGCAAGAGGGCACGGTGGCCATCCTCAAGCAGGCGCTGGGTGCTGCACCCGGTGGCGTGCTCGATGGCTCAGGAGGCAAGCTGCTGGCCACGCTGCTCTGGGGCGGGGTGCTGATCGCGCTCATGGCCGGCTCCATGCTCACGCTGGTGCGCCGCTTCGTGAGCCGCTTCGGCCTGCCGCTGGTGATCGCCTCACTAGCCTGGCTCACCTGGCAGTTCGGCACGCGCCTGCAGGCACAGGGTTTCGACGCCTTCTGGAGCCGCCCCGGTGCGGGTGGCATGGGCCTCTTTTCCGCCATGGACCTGGTGATCGCCATGCCCGTGTCGTGGCTGCCGCTGGTGGCCGACTACGCGCGCCACGGCAAACGCACGGCTTCCACCCTGGGTGGCACCTGGCTGGGCTACGCGCTGGCCAACATCTGGTGCTACGCGCTGGGTGTGCTGGTGGTGAGCACGGTGGAGCCGGGCACCAACCTGGTCGGCGCATTGCTGCTGGCCCAGGGCGGCCTGATCGCACTCGGCCTGATCCTGCTGGATGAAATGGACAACGCCTATGGCGACGCGCACTCGGGCGCGGTCTCGGTGCACAGCCTGCGCCCGCGCTGGAGCATCCGGCGCGCTGGCCTCGCGTTTGCCGCGGTGTGCACGGTGTTCGCGCTGCTGCTGCCGATCCATGCGATCGAGCCCTTCCTGTTGCTGCTGAGCTCGGTGTTCGTTCCGCTGTACGGCGTGATCCTGGGCCGGCTGGGCGCGGGCCACGCGCTCGGTGAAAAACGCTCGGTGGACTGGAGTGCTGCCGCGCTGTGGGTGCTGGGCATCGCCTGCTACCACCTGCTGGCCAAGTTCGCACCGCAACTCGGTTCGGCCCTGCCCACCCTGGCCCTGACCTTCACCCTGGCCGCCCTCTCGCGGCCCGGCAAGGCCAGTGGCCTCAACCCGGCCCGGGCCTGA
- a CDS encoding thiamine phosphate synthase: protein MIVTRNPVLNVDMNVKAMAQTIVQAHQSALALPVPPQAQALKGDADDMVFAAALLAGHDLGFVPADALCLAQAWSRQALRTGEFHPEQWPTEPIDFGLAPWPRPNAFAPCPAALGLYAVMPDAAWTIHMARAGVPTVQLRFKSMDAAAVRAEVFSAVAGVEGTGARLFINDHWQLAIEAGAYGVHLGQEDLQAMTPAGLKAIKDAGLRLGLSTHGYAEMLIADQHSPSYIAMGAVFPTTLKQMATAPQGTGRLAVYSRMLRDYPRVAIGGIDLGKLPEVLKADVGSVGVVRALMAADDLDAAVATWNAALAPA, encoded by the coding sequence ATGATCGTCACCCGCAATCCCGTCCTGAATGTGGACATGAACGTGAAGGCGATGGCGCAGACCATCGTGCAGGCCCACCAGTCAGCACTGGCCTTGCCCGTCCCGCCGCAAGCGCAGGCCCTCAAGGGCGACGCGGACGACATGGTCTTTGCCGCCGCCTTGCTGGCCGGCCACGACCTGGGTTTTGTGCCGGCAGATGCGCTGTGCCTGGCCCAGGCCTGGTCCCGGCAGGCCTTGCGCACAGGTGAATTCCATCCCGAGCAATGGCCCACCGAACCGATCGATTTTGGTCTCGCACCCTGGCCGCGCCCAAATGCGTTTGCACCTTGCCCGGCCGCGCTCGGCCTCTACGCCGTGATGCCCGATGCCGCCTGGACCATCCACATGGCCCGCGCGGGTGTGCCCACCGTGCAGTTGCGTTTCAAGTCGATGGATGCGGCCGCCGTGCGCGCTGAGGTGTTCAGCGCCGTGGCCGGTGTTGAAGGCACCGGCGCACGCCTGTTCATCAACGACCACTGGCAGCTCGCCATCGAGGCCGGTGCTTACGGCGTGCACCTGGGCCAGGAAGACCTGCAGGCCATGACACCCGCGGGCCTGAAGGCCATCAAGGACGCTGGCCTGCGCCTGGGCCTGAGCACGCACGGCTACGCCGAGATGCTGATCGCCGACCAGCACAGCCCCAGCTACATCGCCATGGGCGCGGTGTTTCCCACCACCCTCAAACAGATGGCCACCGCGCCCCAAGGCACCGGTCGGCTCGCGGTTTATTCCAGGATGCTGCGCGACTACCCGCGCGTGGCCATCGGTGGCATCGACCTCGGCAAGCTGCCCGAGGTGTTGAAGGCCGACGTGGGTTCGGTCGGTGTCGTGCGCGCCCTGATGGCGGCAGACGACCTCGACGCGGCCGTGGCGACCTGGAACGCGGCACTCGCACCGGCCTGA
- a CDS encoding Crp/Fnr family transcriptional regulator: MNPPDPRQNQLLEQLPDAEWSRWLPQLERIDLPLGKVLYESGAPINHVYFPTSAIVSLLYVLENGSSAEIAVVGFEGVVGVSAFMTGGSMPSRAVVQSAGQGYRLRADVIKSECERSGLVLRLMMRYTQALMAQMSQTAVCNRHHSLDQQLCRWLLRSLDRLRGNDLVMTQELIANMLGVRREGVTEAALKLQAAGLIRYARGHISVLDRPGLEHRTCECYRAVKKEYDRLLPAREAS; the protein is encoded by the coding sequence TTGAACCCACCCGATCCGCGCCAGAACCAATTGCTGGAGCAGTTGCCCGACGCCGAGTGGTCGCGCTGGTTGCCTCAGCTGGAGCGGATCGATCTGCCCTTGGGCAAGGTGCTCTACGAGTCCGGCGCACCCATCAACCACGTTTACTTTCCCACCAGCGCCATCGTCTCCCTGCTCTATGTGCTGGAAAACGGTTCCTCCGCAGAAATAGCGGTGGTGGGCTTCGAGGGGGTGGTCGGCGTGTCCGCCTTCATGACCGGCGGTTCCATGCCGAGTCGGGCGGTGGTTCAGAGTGCCGGCCAGGGCTACCGCCTGCGCGCCGACGTCATCAAGTCCGAGTGCGAGCGCTCGGGCCTGGTGCTGCGCCTGATGATGCGCTACACCCAGGCGCTCATGGCACAGATGAGCCAGACGGCCGTGTGCAACCGTCACCATTCGCTGGACCAGCAGCTCTGCCGCTGGCTGTTGCGCAGCCTGGACCGCCTGCGCGGCAACGATCTTGTGATGACGCAGGAGCTGATCGCCAACATGCTGGGCGTGCGCCGCGAAGGGGTGACCGAAGCGGCGCTCAAGCTGCAGGCCGCCGGTCTCATCCGCTATGCGCGCGGCCACATTTCGGTGCTGGACCGCCCGGGGCTGGAGCACCGCACCTGCGAGTGCTACCGGGCGGTGAAAAAGGAATACGACCGCCTGCTGCCCGCGCGCGAGGCAAGCTGA
- a CDS encoding diacylglycerol/lipid kinase family protein, translating to MERPLFNAASALRFVVNGQAGQGDADATREVIEGALRESGRTGTVLFASPGELAGVARKAAALALAEASAVVAVGGDGTINTVAQAAHAAGCAMGVIPKGTFNYFAREHGAPTETVEALRWLLDARPEPVQVSAINEQVFLVNTSLGLYPDLLQDRETWKGRFGRSRLVAFGAGMATLLRAQRRLRLAIEWEQQVRDVRTLTLFVGNNRLQLEQLGLSDAGGRSEGSNEGAVADGHITAVILKPVGTLAMVGLMLRGALGQLGEASGIERFVCRGLVVQPARLLGRRKVKVAFDGEVGWMRSPLTIRVLPQPLWLLKQAQA from the coding sequence ATGGAGCGTCCCCTGTTCAACGCGGCATCGGCGTTGCGGTTTGTGGTCAATGGTCAGGCGGGTCAGGGCGACGCCGACGCCACACGCGAGGTGATCGAGGGCGCGCTGCGCGAATCCGGGCGCACCGGCACCGTGCTGTTCGCATCACCGGGCGAGCTGGCGGGTGTGGCGCGCAAGGCCGCCGCGCTGGCCCTGGCCGAGGCTTCGGCGGTGGTCGCGGTCGGGGGTGACGGGACCATCAACACCGTGGCGCAGGCCGCCCACGCCGCCGGCTGTGCCATGGGTGTGATTCCCAAAGGGACGTTCAACTACTTCGCGCGCGAACACGGCGCGCCCACCGAGACCGTGGAGGCGCTGCGCTGGCTGCTCGATGCACGGCCCGAGCCGGTGCAGGTCTCGGCGATCAACGAGCAGGTGTTCCTGGTCAACACCAGCCTGGGTCTGTACCCCGACCTGCTGCAGGACCGCGAAACGTGGAAAGGGCGCTTTGGCCGCAGCCGCCTCGTGGCGTTTGGTGCCGGCATGGCCACGCTGCTGCGTGCGCAGCGCCGGCTCAGGCTGGCAATCGAATGGGAGCAGCAGGTGCGTGACGTGCGCACGCTCACGCTGTTCGTGGGCAACAACCGGCTGCAACTGGAACAGCTCGGTCTGAGCGACGCGGGTGGGCGGTCCGAAGGCAGCAACGAGGGCGCGGTCGCCGACGGACACATCACCGCCGTCATCCTCAAGCCCGTCGGCACCCTGGCCATGGTGGGTCTCATGCTGCGCGGTGCACTGGGCCAGCTGGGCGAGGCCAGCGGCATCGAGCGCTTCGTGTGCCGCGGCCTGGTGGTCCAGCCCGCACGGCTGCTGGGTCGGCGCAAGGTGAAGGTGGCTTTCGACGGGGAGGTCGGCTGGATGCGTTCGCCACTGACCATCCGTGTGCTGCCTCAGCCGTTGTGGCTGCTCAAGCAAGCTCAGGCATGA
- the thiS gene encoding sulfur carrier protein ThiS has product MNVLINHEPRELPEGATLADALRVCDPPAVFAAAVNLQFVPRSTYAQHVLCEGDRIEIIAPITGG; this is encoded by the coding sequence ATGAACGTCCTGATCAACCACGAACCCCGCGAGCTGCCCGAGGGCGCCACGCTGGCCGACGCGCTGCGGGTGTGCGATCCGCCGGCCGTGTTTGCGGCCGCGGTCAACCTGCAGTTCGTGCCGCGCTCCACCTATGCGCAGCACGTGCTGTGTGAAGGTGATCGCATTGAAATCATCGCGCCCATCACCGGAGGCTGA
- a CDS encoding glycine zipper 2TM domain-containing protein: protein MKHTNQRSSPLLRLTALATLAVVGLAGCAAPYPVYEQPVSQAPQPVYQYPGQYPQAQQQPDRRDYRRRNQERLYEAEVTSVRAVVGPNSGQRCWIEREEVVQQPQRNVPGAIAGALIGGILGHQIGNGSGRDIATVGGAVAGAAVGSNVGRSGYGGQPQTQEVQRCTPTSARSAQPDYWDVTYTFRSVGHRVQMTSPPGRTILVNGDGEPRT, encoded by the coding sequence ATGAAACACACGAACCAGCGCTCATCTCCCCTGCTGCGCCTCACGGCCCTGGCCACCTTGGCAGTGGTGGGCCTGGCCGGCTGCGCCGCACCTTATCCGGTTTACGAACAGCCGGTGTCACAAGCACCCCAGCCGGTCTATCAGTACCCCGGCCAATACCCACAAGCCCAGCAACAGCCCGACCGCCGCGACTACCGCCGCCGCAACCAGGAGCGCCTGTACGAAGCCGAAGTGACCTCGGTGCGCGCCGTGGTTGGCCCCAACAGCGGCCAGCGCTGCTGGATCGAGCGCGAAGAAGTGGTGCAGCAGCCCCAGCGCAACGTGCCCGGCGCCATCGCCGGCGCGCTGATCGGCGGCATCCTGGGCCACCAGATCGGCAACGGCAGCGGTCGCGACATCGCCACCGTGGGCGGCGCCGTGGCCGGCGCGGCCGTGGGCTCCAACGTGGGTCGCAGCGGATACGGCGGCCAGCCGCAGACACAGGAAGTGCAGCGCTGCACCCCGACGTCGGCCCGCTCGGCCCAGCCCGACTACTGGGACGTGACCTACACCTTCCGCAGTGTCGGCCACCGCGTGCAGATGACCTCGCCACCCGGTCGCACCATCCTGGTCAATGGCGACGGCGAACCGCGCACCTGA
- the thiD gene encoding bifunctional hydroxymethylpyrimidine kinase/phosphomethylpyrimidine kinase — MQSQAHSEPLRYTRVLSIAGSDSGGGAGIQADLKTFAALGCYGMTAITAITAQNTLGVTGIHAIPPEMLKAQLCAVFDDIGVDAVKIGMLHAPETVRTVAWALRQYGVKQVVLDPVMVATSGDRLITPDTVQVLIDELFPLATLVTPNLDEAALLLSRPINAAHELEAAARDLLAMGAPAVLLKGGHLPGAEVADLLVTGSGSMQRFASARIESRNTHGTGCTLSSAVAAYLALGEPLERAVAKARQYILQAIEGGADVYTGAGHGPLNHGFAPVAQFKRPRV; from the coding sequence ATGCAAAGCCAAGCCCACAGCGAACCCCTGCGCTACACGCGCGTCCTGTCCATCGCCGGCTCCGACAGCGGCGGCGGTGCCGGCATCCAGGCCGATCTGAAAACCTTCGCGGCACTGGGCTGCTACGGCATGACGGCCATCACCGCCATCACCGCTCAGAACACGCTGGGCGTGACCGGCATCCATGCCATCCCGCCCGAGATGCTCAAGGCGCAGCTGTGCGCGGTGTTCGACGACATCGGCGTGGACGCGGTGAAGATCGGCATGTTGCACGCGCCCGAGACGGTGCGAACAGTGGCCTGGGCGCTGCGGCAATACGGTGTGAAACAGGTCGTTCTCGACCCGGTGATGGTGGCGACCAGCGGCGACCGACTCATCACCCCCGACACGGTGCAGGTGCTGATCGACGAGCTGTTTCCGCTGGCCACGTTGGTCACGCCCAACCTCGACGAAGCCGCCTTGTTGCTCAGCCGCCCGATCAACGCCGCGCACGAACTCGAAGCCGCTGCGCGCGACCTGCTCGCCATGGGGGCTCCGGCCGTGTTGCTCAAAGGCGGGCACCTGCCGGGAGCCGAGGTGGCCGATCTGTTGGTGACCGGTTCCGGCTCCATGCAGCGGTTCGCTTCTGCGCGCATCGAAAGCCGCAACACACACGGAACGGGCTGCACGCTCTCGTCGGCTGTCGCGGCCTACCTCGCGCTCGGCGAGCCTCTGGAGCGTGCTGTGGCGAAGGCGCGCCAGTACATCCTGCAGGCGATCGAGGGTGGTGCGGACGTGTACACCGGTGCAGGCCACGGCCCCTTGAACCACGGCTTCGCGCCCGTGGCGCAGTTCAAGCGCCCTCGGGTTTGA